Proteins from a genomic interval of Chanodichthys erythropterus isolate Z2021 chromosome 8, ASM2448905v1, whole genome shotgun sequence:
- the lmod2b gene encoding leiomodin-2 isoform X2, with protein MSTFGYRRELSKYEDLDEDELLASLTAEELQELEKELADIDPDDNLPIGLRQRDQTAKTPTGTFSREALMKYWENETRKLLEEERIGSTSPRQKDEDSREEEECLTESDTEESGDEKDEVEENEKGAQKYQDVEEDQEEEQEEEESELDEPVTEEEDEVEEEDNEDEEEVEEEENEDNSPKMADSLDCTTQPQQCWSTNAQSNHRMAEPVRRHSPLIGEPKVQVQEPSRMSGNPTVVDEVLEKILNNDPDTTEVNLNNIDNISQDTLIRFAEALRSNTHVRFFSLANTHADDQVAFAIAKMLRENGNITNLNIESNFITGRGILALVQALTRNSTLTEMRFHNQRHICGGQVEMEIVKLLRENTTVLKLGYQFDLPGPRISMTTILTRNQDLQRQKRMQELRQQQGGAATPTNPRTAALQKGAANSSPYGSPRSSPWSSPKLPHIDMAKKNAPPAPVPPPPPPPPPPPPPSKASIPEKKAPSRMIAEVIKRQEETSKKQQHGHTKSRSKKGKKGAAKQAETNSILKELKNALRPINDRENSRPSTPQRCAHDQLMDAIRGSSIKNLRKV; from the exons ATGAGTACATTTGGCTACCGTCGGGAACTGAGTAAGTACGAGGATTTGGATGAAGATGAGTTGTTGGCCTCGTTGACTGCTGAAGAACTCCAGGAGCTGGAGAAGGAGTTGGCTGATATTGACCCAGACGACAATCTTCCCATCGGACTGCGACAGAGAGATCAGACGGCTAAGACTCCCACTGGAACATTCAGCAGGGAAGCTCTGATGAAATACTGGGAAAATGAGACGAGAAAACTGTTGGAGGAGGAGAGGATCGGCTCCACAAGCCCTAGACAG AAAGATGAAGACAGCAGAGAAGAAGAGGAATGTTTAACTGagagtgacactgaagaatcTGGGGATGAAAAAGACGAGGTTGAAGAAAATGAGAAAGGTGCACAGAAATATCAGGACGTTGAAGAAGACCAAGAAGAGGAACAGGAAGAAGAGGAAAGTGAACTGGATGAACCAGTGACAGAAGAAGAGGACGAGGTTGAAGAAGAAGACAACGAAGACGAGGAAGAGGTGGAGGAAGAAGAAAATGAAGACAACAGTCCTAAAATGGCAGACTCACTAGATTGTACTACTCAACCTCAGCAGTGTTGGTCTACTAACGCTCAGTCCAATCACAGAATGGCAGAGCCTGTAAGACGACACTCTCCACTGATAGGCGAACCAAAGGTCCAAGTTCAGGAGCCCAGTCGCATGTCAGGAAACCCCACTGTGGTGGATGAGGTTCTGGAAAAGATCCTCAACAATGACCCAGATACCACCGAAGTCAACCTCAACAACATTGACAATATCTCCCAAGACACTCTTATCCGATTTGCAGAGGCCTTACGTTCAAACACGCACGTACGTTTCTTTAGTCTTGCCAACACACATGCAGATGACCAGGTGGCTTTTGCCATTGCCAAGATGCTGAGAGAAAACGGCAACATCACAAATCTCAACATTGAGTCCAACTTTATTACAGGGAGAGGTATCCTGGCACTGGTACAAGCCCTCACCCGAAACAGTACTCTTACGGAAATGCGATTTCACAACCAACGGCACATTTGTGGAGGTCAGGTGGAAATGGAGATTGTGAAGTTACTGAGGGAGAATACCACAGTGTTGAAGTTGGGGTACCAGTTCGACCTTCCAGGCCCTCGTATAAGCATGACGACCATTCTCACCCGCAACCAAGACCTCCAAAGACAGAAGAGAATGCAGGAGCTGCGTCAGCAGCAAGGAGGTGCAGCGACGCCCACAAACCCAAGAACGGCTGCCCTTCAGAAGGGCGCGGCCAACTCTTCTCCTTACGGCTCACCTCGGAGTTCACCATGGTCATCTCCAAAGCTACCACACATTGACATGGCAAAGAAGAACGCCCCTCCTGCTCCTGTTCCACCaccacctcctcctcctccaccacCACCTCCTCCATCCAAAGCCTCCATCCCAGAAAAGAAGGCTCCCTCCAGAATGATTGCAGAGGTCATCAAACGGCAAGAGGAGACCTCCAAGAAACAGCAGCACGGGCACACCAAATCCAGGTCCAAAAAGGGCAAAAAAGGGGCTGCAAAGCAAGCAGAGACTAACAGCATATTAAAGGAACTGAAGAATGCACTGAGACCCATCAATGACAGAGAGAACTCCAGACCGTCCACACCTCAACGCTGCGCTCACGATCAACTCATGGACGCCATCAGAGGCAGTAGCATCAAAAATCTCAGAAAG GTTTAG
- the lmod2b gene encoding leiomodin-2 isoform X1, producing the protein MSTFGYRRELSKYEDLDEDELLASLTAEELQELEKELADIDPDDNLPIGLRQRDQTAKTPTGTFSREALMKYWENETRKLLEEERIGSTSPRQKDEDSREEEECLTESDTEESGDEKDEVEENEKGAQKYQDVEEDQEEEQEEEESELDEPVTEEEDEVEEEDNEDEEEVEEEENEDNSPKMADSLDCTTQPQQCWSTNAQSNHRMAEPVRRHSPLIGEPKVQVQEPSRMSGNPTVVDEVLEKILNNDPDTTEVNLNNIDNISQDTLIRFAEALRSNTHVRFFSLANTHADDQVAFAIAKMLRENGNITNLNIESNFITGRGILALVQALTRNSTLTEMRFHNQRHICGGQVEMEIVKLLRENTTVLKLGYQFDLPGPRISMTTILTRNQDLQRQKRMQELRQQQGGAATPTNPRTAALQKGAANSSPYGSPRSSPWSSPKLPHIDMAKKNAPPAPVPPPPPPPPPPPPPSKASIPEKKAPSRMIAEVIKRQEETSKKQQHGHTKSRSKKGKKGAAKQAETNSILKELKNALRPINDRENSRPSTPQRCAHDQLMDAIRGSSIKNLRKVEVPKYLR; encoded by the exons ATGAGTACATTTGGCTACCGTCGGGAACTGAGTAAGTACGAGGATTTGGATGAAGATGAGTTGTTGGCCTCGTTGACTGCTGAAGAACTCCAGGAGCTGGAGAAGGAGTTGGCTGATATTGACCCAGACGACAATCTTCCCATCGGACTGCGACAGAGAGATCAGACGGCTAAGACTCCCACTGGAACATTCAGCAGGGAAGCTCTGATGAAATACTGGGAAAATGAGACGAGAAAACTGTTGGAGGAGGAGAGGATCGGCTCCACAAGCCCTAGACAG AAAGATGAAGACAGCAGAGAAGAAGAGGAATGTTTAACTGagagtgacactgaagaatcTGGGGATGAAAAAGACGAGGTTGAAGAAAATGAGAAAGGTGCACAGAAATATCAGGACGTTGAAGAAGACCAAGAAGAGGAACAGGAAGAAGAGGAAAGTGAACTGGATGAACCAGTGACAGAAGAAGAGGACGAGGTTGAAGAAGAAGACAACGAAGACGAGGAAGAGGTGGAGGAAGAAGAAAATGAAGACAACAGTCCTAAAATGGCAGACTCACTAGATTGTACTACTCAACCTCAGCAGTGTTGGTCTACTAACGCTCAGTCCAATCACAGAATGGCAGAGCCTGTAAGACGACACTCTCCACTGATAGGCGAACCAAAGGTCCAAGTTCAGGAGCCCAGTCGCATGTCAGGAAACCCCACTGTGGTGGATGAGGTTCTGGAAAAGATCCTCAACAATGACCCAGATACCACCGAAGTCAACCTCAACAACATTGACAATATCTCCCAAGACACTCTTATCCGATTTGCAGAGGCCTTACGTTCAAACACGCACGTACGTTTCTTTAGTCTTGCCAACACACATGCAGATGACCAGGTGGCTTTTGCCATTGCCAAGATGCTGAGAGAAAACGGCAACATCACAAATCTCAACATTGAGTCCAACTTTATTACAGGGAGAGGTATCCTGGCACTGGTACAAGCCCTCACCCGAAACAGTACTCTTACGGAAATGCGATTTCACAACCAACGGCACATTTGTGGAGGTCAGGTGGAAATGGAGATTGTGAAGTTACTGAGGGAGAATACCACAGTGTTGAAGTTGGGGTACCAGTTCGACCTTCCAGGCCCTCGTATAAGCATGACGACCATTCTCACCCGCAACCAAGACCTCCAAAGACAGAAGAGAATGCAGGAGCTGCGTCAGCAGCAAGGAGGTGCAGCGACGCCCACAAACCCAAGAACGGCTGCCCTTCAGAAGGGCGCGGCCAACTCTTCTCCTTACGGCTCACCTCGGAGTTCACCATGGTCATCTCCAAAGCTACCACACATTGACATGGCAAAGAAGAACGCCCCTCCTGCTCCTGTTCCACCaccacctcctcctcctccaccacCACCTCCTCCATCCAAAGCCTCCATCCCAGAAAAGAAGGCTCCCTCCAGAATGATTGCAGAGGTCATCAAACGGCAAGAGGAGACCTCCAAGAAACAGCAGCACGGGCACACCAAATCCAGGTCCAAAAAGGGCAAAAAAGGGGCTGCAAAGCAAGCAGAGACTAACAGCATATTAAAGGAACTGAAGAATGCACTGAGACCCATCAATGACAGAGAGAACTCCAGACCGTCCACACCTCAACGCTGCGCTCACGATCAACTCATGGACGCCATCAGAGGCAGTAGCATCAAAAATCTCAGAAAG